The window TGCCTCCTGAAAATAAATAGTTGGAAATTAAGTTCTAAATATGTCAATCAATGATAAATTAATTGGGTGTGTAGGCAATTGCATGTGTTTGATTGTTGTGTGCATATAAACCTTTTGATTGTTGTGTTTGACTATGATGCACATATAAACCTTTAACAATTTCAGAGATATTTGAACTCTTACCATGGATTTGATTGTGAGAAAGGTATACGGTATCCAATGATGAGTTGAATAGCCAAGGTGGAATGGTATCTGAAATTCCTGCGAAGGACAAGTTCAAATACTGAAGAATTTTTTGTGATCGGATCCATATAGGAAATTGGGGACCCAGCTTCCATGAGCCCAATCCAAGTGTTACAAATTGGGCACGAGGAGTCCAACTTGCACTTACTTTTAAGGTCAAGGAGTTTCCAGATGCATCAAAATACGTTAAAGTTGTCAGATTATCTAGGTAGCTCTCACTCACAACGCCTTCTATTAAATTATCAGCAATATAAAGCACTTCAAGTTTGGGAAGCTGCCAAAGACTTTCAGGAAGAGTTCCAGTGAGTTTGTTGCCAGCTACATCCAAGTGCACCAAGGATGATAGTTTTCCTAAATTTGATGGAATTGAACCAGATAGAGCATTATCATTTAGCGAAAGGTGTTCGAGCTGGGTACAGTTGCCAACTGTGCTTGGAATTGGACCATTCAAGTGATTCCCTTGAAGGTTGAGAGAAATGAGATTGTTAAGATGAATAAGCTCGTTTGGTAGCGAATCATTCAGATGGTTGGAAGAAAGATCTAAGTATTTGAGAGAAGTCAAGTTCCAAAGACCTCTGGACAATGGGCCTTCAATCGAGTTATCACCTAAATCAAGAGAAGCAAGGGCAGTAAGACCGAAAATCCATCTAGGGATGAGGTGTCTAAGAAAATTATGAGAAAGATCTAGGACAGTAAGAGAAGAAAAGTTGGCATGAAAGACAAATGTATCTCTACCAAAGAAGGGATCGTGTTAATCACCTCTAGCCAATTAGACGCCGTACTAAGGTTCATGCGACTCATGTCTAGGTGCTCCAGATTAGAGAGACCAACCAACCATTGCAGGTTATCAACTTGAAGATCGGACGGATTGCCTCCTATGCTTAAAGTGCGTAAACTTGATAGGTTTCCAAGCTGATAGGGAACCATTCCTTGAAATCCAGCTCCAGATAAATTCAGGTACCTTAGACTTCTGAGAGACCCAAAAAAACTGGGAATTGGAATTCCACTGAAATCATTTAGACTTAGATCAAGGTAACGCAAGTGAGTCAAATTTTGTAACGAATGACTGATTTTACCGCTTAATGGTGATTCTTCCTCATCACCAACGACATGAATTTCAGGAACAGGCCTCTGAAGGTGAAGTTGAATCACGCGGCCACTTCGGTTGCTACAAACAACTCCTTCCCATTTGCAGCAATCAACGTCGTGAATCCAAGACAAGAGTCTGCCATAGGGATCTTCCAAGTCTTTCTTGAAGTCCATAAGAGCTTGTTTCTCACTTGCATAGCAAGTTGCATTTACAGTTTTGCTGGAAGAACAGAGTAAAATTATTGCGACGAGTAAGAAAACAGAGAAATGGGTTGATCCACCCATGGTCATGTGAAATGTCGGAAGAAATACGTTGCATTCGGCTATGTTGCAGATTCATATATAGAGCTGGATGGAAGAAATGCACAGTTGATATAGCTTGACAGGAGATGTGGCTATCTATATCAGGCTTGGAAAGCATATTTCACTTTTGCTGCGTTTACATTGACAAGTCAACAATGGAAGACTCAGGTCGTGTACCTCATTTATGATTTGAGGTGATGATGTAGTAGGCCTAAACATCTGAGCAGAATTTAGATTGGAATCTGATTTCGAAAAGAATTTATTcgtttttggcttcattattgaGAAATTTTAACCTCAGAAATGATTTGAAACAATTTACGAAGAAAATTacataaacataaaattaacaAGTTAAAATGAGAATTGGGATTGGGGGAGAGGAAagttcttcttttgttttttttttttggatttttttatagtttttgTGTAAACTACGTTGTTCAAAGCCAGATATTGCTATGAGAGATATATTCAGATTAATATTTTTGTGGTAACAATGCACTAAAATTAGTAGAGCCAGAAAATAAGGAGAAAAAGGAACATGAAACCTGTTTTCATTGTCCTGCTTTTGTACCTATACTTTAATACAAATTGTAGTATCAAAATAATTTATCAGAGGCGGACATAGGGTGGACAGGCAAGGGCAGCTGCCCtccaaaagttttaaaaaatttaaaattctcCCTATAATTTTAGTTGTCAACTAAAATTTTATTATGTTATCCCCctaaacaaaattattttttttgttactttgtttaatttcttttgataaAGTGCCATATATTGAACTAACAATTAGTTTCCGTATAAAAGTATGCCATTCATGTCTACATTACTATACAGTTAGTATTATTTTTGAAtaacaattataaaaaatataaaattttattttcttcgaGTTTCTTATAACAAACCAGCTCTTAGTTTCTTTGATAACTATAATTTTACAATAGAAACTAAGGTAATACTGCATATGTTACATAGGAAATCAAagacaaagaaaacaaaaaaaatatatatatatattctagcTATCGTACAAATTAAAGAAGTTTCAACTacgattttgaatgccttgcacCGACAGTAAATAGAATGGCATAGAGTccaattttcacatttttctttatacattgtttttttaaaaaaaatttcttgcttCTAATTATAATTTATTGTGCTTTCATTTTGCTTTTAATATGCCTTATTTGCTATAATATCAATGATGATTCGTTCCCACTAAACTTTTGAATTCGTCACTAATGTTGACGCATATTTTCAAGGGTAAATACATCAACACAACCTACATAAAAGACGATTAAACATAATAAACTTAATAATTCTGTTGATTTAAATCTACATATAAGATTGTTATACAAGTCATTGAGCTGAGCTTACTGGAACTTTAAAGTATATATGAAAGACATCAAAGGTTATGGAATATATATgcgtcattaaaaaaaaaaaaaaaaagaagacttcAGGGAAACTCCTACATGCTAGCAAAGAAAATCGTATTAATTGTAAATTAATATGATCTGATCACGTCCTAATTGGTTACTTTCTTATTTGTTGTCACTTTTTTGGATATTCAACACAATATTTGGAAATGATTAAAAGGAGTGAGTAaattagtttctttttttttttataaatatttttggcTCAAGCGAAAGCTCCAAATCTTACAAGaagggaaggaaaaaagaaaggaagatgaAAGGGGAAGAGAAAGGACTTAAGAATCTAATCAGAAATCTAATAGACACTTGACTAACTATCCTAAAATGCGTCTTGGGGGAAGTTTTGTTACCTTAACCGTATGTAAATTATTGCATCCAATTTAAACATTTTTGATAGCCTTTTAAACTTCTATTCTTACTCCCATGCTGGAGGAACAAAACTAATTCTTGCCCAAACTACTTGTGCACATAATAatgtcaacatataagcattgTAAGTAATTGCAAGTTCTAAGTAACAAGAttactttcatttcatgaacAAAAGGAATAtcataattttgctttagttttgaaaagttttttgtcaaatgaattcaaatccaaaaaataaatatttccaAATTGAATACCACATCAAGTGATCTACATATTAGCTCTAATTATTATAAGATTACTCTTTGATTCTGCAAATTATCGCCTAAGGTAGAAATTAAAATTAGATTATAATCTTTGCCCATATTACATCGGGGATTATTGGATTTTGTACAGAATAATGACCGAGAGGTCTTTTCTATAGCAACGACCGAAGACTTCACTTCGAAATCTTTACGCGTGAAGTAACCAACCTGTCATCGTCAAGTCGATCAAAAGGAAGATTCAAGAGCACAAAAGTGACTGAAATTCCAAGACCAAAAACAactttgaaaaacaaatttttcatatacaatgATACGATAATATAGgaacaaaaataatttcaaaaatatcataTTCATATAATATCATCAAAAGAACTCCaaatagataaaaaaaattaaaaagataaaatttacaCCATCTTTTTCTTCCACCTATCATCAtcacccaccaccaccaccatcatGCTTTTCTTCGTCCTCTCCAtccctttttctcttccttctcattccttctcttttctctccctccATCTTCTTCGTCcgctcctcccttctccttccCCTCCTCTTCCCCACCTCTTCCCCACCTCCCCAAGATTTGGTCGAGGTTAGATGGGGggcgggggggggggagagGAGAGGCGGGGTGTGAGGGAGATAGGTAAGAGAAGGGGgagaaagagagggaggaggaggatgAGAGAGGTAGGTGATGACAGTAGTGAATGATagtgttaatttttttaaaaaaatatccttaaaatactttaaaaaatatcccaaaatgtttctcaaaaatacctctaaaaaaacctctaaaaatatttatagtaaaaatttttcatgccTATTActatagtaaaatatttcaaaattactCTTCAAAACAGCTAATTAAAATGGAGCAAAAAACAATTGCAAAGATTGAAGATTTTTCCATGGCTCAAGACATGCAAGAAATTGAGGATCCAACGTCCACAAAcgcaaataaattttttttttggatcccTTTTGGGCAAAACCTGGGATGGGAAAAAtttagctacagtaatttcaaaaaatttttcaaaatt is drawn from Coffea arabica cultivar ET-39 chromosome 1c, Coffea Arabica ET-39 HiFi, whole genome shotgun sequence and contains these coding sequences:
- the LOC113720313 gene encoding receptor-like protein EIX1; its protein translation is MTMGGSTHFSVFLLVAIILLCSSSKTVNATCYASEKQALMDFKKDLEDPYGRLLSWIHDVDCCKWEGVVCSNRSGRVIQLHLQRPVPEIHVVGDEEESPLSGKISHSLQNLTHLRYLDLSLNDFSGIPIPSFFGSLRSLRYLNLSGAGFQGMVPYQLGNLSSLRTLSIGGNPSDLQVDNLQWLVGLSNLEHLDMSRMNLSTASNWLEEFQIPFHLGYSTHHWIPYTFLTIKSMEASLTFCVK